One window of Nitrospirota bacterium genomic DNA carries:
- the glgA gene encoding glycogen synthase GlgA: protein MKRNSLKVLLAAAEAAPFAKTGGLGDVTGALLRSLRKVGVDARLLMPLYRGIKRAFRPVGTGKDVTVTVAGRSYRSRLFSHEDAVYFAECNEFFDRPEIYGTTRGDYGDNALRFTFLSRAAIGACRALGFEPDVLHSNDWHTALIPLYLKTTERRVRTGSLLTIHNLGYQGIFPPSAITVTGLPGRLFTTEVLEFHGNLNFLKGGIVAADAVNTVSPTYAREIKSGEYGFGLDGVLHTRGRDLSGIINGLDYETWNPSTDVSIPERYDARDLSGKRACKEALAAACGFSDRSAPVAAFVGRLASQKGVDLLLEQAGSIFAAGLNLAVLGKGSEDLHTRFRSLARKNPGRLHVRIGHDEAFAHRLYAGADMLLIPSRYEPCGLAQMIAMRYGTVPVATATGGIVDTVEDFNPLAGEGAGLLFGEATGACLTEGIKRALCAYADPEKWRGLMLAGMKKEFSWESTALQYMDLYRRIMEKRAAR, encoded by the coding sequence GGGCGACGTCACAGGCGCCCTTTTGCGCTCCCTGAGAAAAGTGGGCGTGGACGCCAGGCTCCTCATGCCGCTTTACAGGGGGATAAAAAGGGCTTTCCGCCCGGTGGGCACGGGGAAGGACGTCACGGTGACGGTGGCGGGAAGGAGCTACCGGTCGCGGCTGTTTTCCCACGAGGACGCCGTCTACTTCGCCGAATGCAACGAGTTCTTCGACCGCCCCGAGATCTACGGCACCACGCGGGGCGATTACGGAGACAACGCCCTGAGGTTCACCTTCCTCTCCCGTGCGGCCATCGGAGCCTGCCGCGCCCTTGGCTTTGAGCCGGACGTCCTGCACTCAAACGACTGGCACACGGCCCTCATTCCCCTTTACCTGAAGACCACCGAGAGGAGGGTCCGGACCGGCTCCCTGCTGACCATCCATAACCTGGGATACCAGGGGATATTCCCTCCCTCGGCCATAACGGTGACCGGGCTGCCGGGACGGCTCTTCACGACGGAGGTGCTGGAGTTCCACGGCAACCTCAACTTCCTGAAGGGAGGCATCGTGGCGGCCGACGCCGTGAACACAGTGAGCCCGACCTACGCCCGGGAGATAAAAAGCGGGGAGTACGGGTTCGGCCTTGACGGCGTGCTCCACACGCGGGGCAGGGACCTCTCCGGAATAATCAACGGCCTCGACTACGAGACCTGGAACCCTTCCACGGACGTCTCCATCCCGGAGCGGTACGACGCCCGGGACCTCTCGGGAAAGAGGGCCTGCAAGGAAGCCCTGGCTGCGGCCTGCGGCTTCAGCGACAGAAGCGCGCCGGTGGCGGCGTTTGTGGGGAGGCTCGCTTCACAGAAGGGCGTGGACCTGCTTTTGGAGCAGGCCGGGAGCATTTTCGCGGCGGGCCTGAACCTCGCCGTACTGGGCAAGGGGAGCGAGGACCTGCACACGAGGTTCCGGAGCCTCGCCAGGAAGAACCCGGGAAGGCTTCACGTGAGAATCGGCCATGACGAGGCGTTCGCCCATCGGCTTTACGCCGGCGCGGACATGCTCCTCATTCCGTCGCGGTACGAGCCGTGCGGCCTTGCACAGATGATAGCCATGCGCTACGGCACGGTGCCCGTGGCGACGGCCACCGGTGGAATCGTGGACACCGTGGAGGACTTTAACCCCCTGGCGGGCGAGGGGGCGGGCCTGCTTTTTGGAGAAGCCACCGGCGCATGCCTCACGGAGGGAATAAAGAGGGCCCTTTGTGCCTACGCCGACCCGGAGAAGTGGCGGGGCCTGATGCTTGCGGGGATGAAGAAAGAATTCTCCTGGGAGAGCACGGCCTTGCAGTACATGGACCTCTATAGGAGAATCATGGAGAAGAGGGCGGCCCGATGA